In Lycium barbarum isolate Lr01 chromosome 9, ASM1917538v2, whole genome shotgun sequence, the DNA window TTAGATTGAGAGAGAAGAAAAGCTAAAAAGAAAGGTTATTCGTACCTTTAATAATAATACCTCTTTAAGtgtgccacattccagttattttTCAGCTGTTTTCCGTCTTCGTTCTCGAGCTGATAGGAACCTTTTTCGGTTATTCTGGTAACTCGATATGGTCCTTTTTAATTCGGGGCTAGTTTTCCTTCGTAGGGGTTCTTGGTGTGGAGTGTGACTTTCCTCAGTACCAAGTCTCCAATCTGAAAGTGCCTGAAGTTAGCCCTCCGGTTATAATATCTTTGCATCCTTTGTTTTTGTGCGGCTATCCGGATATAAGCAGCTTCCATCTTTTCGTCCACGAGATTCAGACCAGCAGACATTGCTTCACGATTCGAGTCCTCAATGGCATATTGGAATCTTAATCTAGGTTCACCGACTTTGACGGGAATTAGGGCCTCGGCTCCATATACCAGGGAGAACGGAGTTTCCCTGGTGCTTGATCTTATCGTCATGCAGTAGGCCCATAAAACCTCGGGCAGAACCTCCTTCCACCGGTGCTTAGAGCCGGCTAGTCTTTTCTTTAGATTCTGCAGTATAATTTTATTGGTAGATTCAGCCTGGCCGTTCGCGCTTGGGTGATACGGGGTGGACAAGATCTTCTTGATCTTGTATTCTTCAAAAACTTGCTGACCTTGCTGCTTATGAACTGCTTCCCATTATCGCATGCGATTTCCGCAGGTACCCCGAATCAACAGATTATATGGTcataaataaaatcaataacttcttttttccctgactttctcgagtgcctgtgcttcaacccatttataAAAATAATCGgtcataagtaaaataaattgtGTCTTACCTGGGGCCCATGTCAAAGGCCCTACTATGTCCatgccccatttcatgaatgACCATGGGGAAAGGACCGGATGAAGCTCTTCCCCGGGTTGGTGTATCGACGGAGCATGCCTTTAGCATTCGTTGCACTTTCGAGCAAAGGCTTTGGCATCTTCCTCCATCTCGTTCCAATAGTAACCAGCTCTGATCAGCTTGCGGACCAGTGAGTCGGCTCTTGAATGGTTTCTACAAGTCCCCTCGTGAATTTCCCTCATAACGTAGTCAGTTTCTCCCAGCCCTAGACATTTCGCCAAGGGGCCATGGAATGACCTTCGGTATAATTGGCCATCGACCAAACAAAATCTAGCTGCTTTGGTTCGAAGGGCCCTTGATTCCTTGGCATCAGACGGTAGCTTTCGTGTTTGAAGATAGTCTATGTATTTGTTCCTCCAATCCCAAGTGAGGCTGGTCGAGTTTATCTCGGCGTGACCGGTCTCTATGACCGATCTCATTAACtgcagcacagctccagaattgAATCCATATGATTCTACCGATGATCCTAAATTTGTAAGGGCATCTGCCTCATTGTTTTTATCCCGAGGCACGTGTTCCAACGTTCATTCTTTGAACTGGTGAGGGACAACTTGCAGTTTTTCTCGGTATCGCCGCATTCGGTCGTCCTTGACTTCGAATGTTCCATTCACTTGGTTGACCACCAGGAGAGAATCGCATTTGGCCTCAATGATTTCGGCTCCCAAGCATTTATCcagttccaaacctgcaatcattgcctcatactcggcttcgttgTTAGTCAAATCAGTAGATCTAGTAGACATTCTTATTATGTCACCTGAGGGAGGTTTGAGAACGATCCCTAACCCGAACCCTTTTACATTTGTAGCACCGTCTGTTTAAAGGGTCCAAACTCCCGTACTAGTCCCCGAGGTAAGAAAAATTTCTTTATCAACCTCGGGGATCATGGCCGGTGCAAAATCGGCTACGAAGTCTGCCAGTATTTGGGATTTGATAGCAGTTCGAGGTTTATATtcaatatcatatccgctaatctcaaTATCCCATTTTGCTAATCGGCCTGAGAGTTCgagtttatgcatgacattccttAAGGGGTATGATGTTACCACGCATATGGGATGACATTGGAAGTAAGGTTTTAATTTTTTAGATGCGCTTAACAAAGACAAAGCAAGTTTTTCTAAATGCGGGCACCTGGTTTCAGCGTTACCTAGGGTTCTGCTTACATAATAAACCGGGTATACCTTTCTCTTATCTCAAACACCGCCAAGTATAGATATAACTGCTCGTTCGCTTTTGGCATGTGGAGCAAAGGCGGGCTTGATAAGTACTTCTTGAGTTTTGCTAAGGCCATCTGACATTCGGGGGTCCAAGCAAAGTCAATCTTTTTCTTTAGCAACGAGAAAAACCAATGACTTTTATCCGAGGATCTGGAGATGAATCGGCTTAGGGCGGATATCCGCCCGGTCAATCTTTGTACCCCTTTGATGTCGTTTATTACAGTGATGTCTTCAATTGCCTtttatcttatccgggttgatttcgatccctcgATTGGATACCATGAATCTGAGAAACTTACCCGAACTAACACCGAAGGCGCACTTTTTCGGGTTCAGCTTTATATTGTACTTCTTTAATATactgaaagtttcctgcaaatgctttaaatggtcctctgctcACAGGGATTTAACgaccatgtcatctatataaacttccattgattTACCTATTTGGTGCTCAAACATGCGGTTAACTAGCCGTTGATAGGTGGCACGGGCATTTTTTAGGCCgaagggcattacattataaTAATACGTGCCTGACCTAGTTATGAAAGAGGTTTTTTCTCGATCCTCCAGGTCCATCTGTATTTGGTTGTACCCAGAGTAGGCATCGAGGAAAATAAGTGTATCATGACCCGCAGTAGCATCGATCATACGATTGATGCTGGgtaaaggaaatgaatccttcgagaaagccttgtttaaatctttataatctacgcacattctaaatttatttccctttttaggcaccACTACAACATTAGCTAACCAGTATGGGTATTTAACCTCTCGAATGGATCCTATGTTAAGGAGTTTGGTAACCTCGTCTTTGACGAATGCATGTTTTACCTCGGGTTGCGGCCTCCACTTTTGTTTGACGGGAGGAAAACTTGGATCCAGACTCAACTTGTGTGTTGTCACCTCCGGTGGGATActtgtcatgtctaaatgggaccaggcaaagcaatctgagttatttttaagaaattcaataaTTTTTTTCCTGAGCTTGGGGgttagccccgtgcccaggtataccttcttgTTTGGTATATGAACGAACAATATGACTTGCTCGAGTTCTTCGACTGTGGATTTAGTGGCATCTGAATCATCGGGCACCACAAAGGTCCTTGAAACTCCGAACTCTAACTCTCCGTCTGGCGTGTTCCTACTCCGATCTTTCGAGGACTTCGGTATCGAaatctgtgattgctatttggcattTTCCCCTTCGTTCCTATCCGGTATCTTCGTCGTCTTAACAGATTCTTCGaccgcgaacatttcctttgcggcCTTTTGTTCACTATGAATGGTTTTGATCCCCTCTGGGGTTGGGAATTTCAACGCCTGATGCATAGTTGAGGGGACCACTTTCATGAGGTGAATCCACGGTCTTCCCAATAATGCGTTGTATCCCATGTCTCcctctatcacataaaatttGGTCTGCTGCATAGTTTCGGTCGTGTTGATTAGTAAGGTGATTTCACCCTTCATCGTTTCGCAGGCCATGTTGAACCCATTGAGGACTCGTATTGCGGGCACGATCTGATCTAGTAGTCCCAGCTGCTCgatgactctccatcggatgatattagccgagctacctggatcaatcagcacatgtttaattctaaatttattgacaaggaCAGATATTACCAGTGCGTCATTATGAGGCAGAACGATGCCTTCCATGTCCTCATCATTGAACGAGATGGGACCGTCGGGGTCATCATTCGGAATATGCTTCTCTCTTATTATGGAAATTTTGGTGCGTTTCACTACCGGCCCTATGGGAACGTCCGTTCCTCCCATGATCATGTGTATCACTTGCTGAGGCTCTTCCAGTCTATCTTGCTTGTTGGAGTCCACGTTCTTGAAGTGAGTTTTTACTCGTTCACTTAGAAATTCTCGAAGGTGTCCCAAATTAAACAGACGGGCAACCTCTTCTCTCAGGTGTCGACAATCTTCGGTTCGATGGTCGTGAGTGTGATGGTACTTGCAAATAAGGCTTTTATCCCGCTTCTCTGGATCAGATTGGATTGGCCTTGGGTGCCTTGTTTCTCTGTTACGGATAACGGTCGCTGCTATGGTCGCTACATCGACGCAGAAATTATACTCGGATAACCTTGGAATTTCTCTATTTCCCGAGGTTCTATCGACAGCATTTCTGTCCATCAGTCCACGATTAGTTGGGCCTCGATCATTCCTTCGATCATTCCTCCTATCATTCTTACTCGATTCGCTGCTGCGCCCATTCCCCCTTCGGTCAGGTGGGTACGATTGATACCTGTCATATGATAGTCTAGAATCCCGATCTGTCGTTCTCTTCGATCGATCATACCCTTTACCGGAATGCCATGATATTGAAGCGGCTCGCAGAATCTTATCATCTTCGACCCTGATCTTTGATTGATACCTATTGTGTACATCAGCCCAGGCGATTGCCGGGTATTCAATCAGATTTTGCTTTAGCTCCATAGATGTGATCGAGCTTCTTGAGTTGAGCCCTTGAGTGAAATCCTAACGGCCCAATCATCAGTGACCGGAGGTAAGTCCATGCGTTCCATTTGAAACCAGGCCACAAATTCGCGGAGGGTTTCGTCATCTCGCTGCTTAACGTTGAACAAGTCCGATTTTTCGATTTTGACCTTGATGGCCCCGGCATGAGCTTTGACAAAAGCATCCGCGAGCATGGCAAATGAAtcaatcgaatgctcgggcaagtTGTGATACCAAATCATTGCTTCCTTGGACAGGGTTTCCCCGAATTTCTTAAGTAGCACTGATTCCCTTTCATCGTCGGCGAGATCGTTGCCTTTAATGGCACACGTACATGCAGTCACATGTTCGTTGTCCCATTATACTTTGGGATATCGGGCATACGAAATCTCTTCGGGATTTTCATCGGCGCCGCACTCGGCGGAAATGGCATTTGGATGAATTTTTTCAAATTCGGTCCCTTCAACACCGGAGGGGCACCAGGAATTTGGTCAACCCTCGAGTTGTAGTTCTCCACCTTCTTATCGTTCGCCTCTATCTTCTTTTCGCCGGATTCGACTCGTTTCGTCAATTCTTCGAGCATTCTTACCAGCTCGCCACTCTGCCTGAGATGGTTCTCATTATTCTGAGTAGCGTGCCTTTCTTCTGTTTCCTCGGTCCGTTCCGATAGAGCAACATCGGGTGCTTGATTTCGGTTTTTCAATTGTGCTATGATcactgtttaaccttaaaacggaGAACAATTGAATTTATGCGCGGTGCTAAAGATATGTGATTTAATTCAATACGAAATTAGATTACACGATAAACGAATAAGTAAAATGAATATATATAGATCTTACCAAAGATGAATAGTGACTGGCCTCGGGTACTGTGAACTGAGGTCGACTCCTTATGACCGGACGTTTGACAATGAACAATAAAGAGAACCTTAGAAAAGATGAATGAACTCAGATGATTGTATTGCCTTATTCAGTACATGATCCCTCTTTTTCTGTGTGGAGCCAGGACCTTCTAATGAATGGGGGTCTCCTCGTTATATaatagaggagtcctaaccctagtacaattctaagtaaggaaAGGAATCTGTTGACAGCTGTTGCCGGGATTGGTGCCGAAGTATCCAGCTGAGGGCGGATATTCCGGTCTTCTCTTCATGGTGGTTAACCGCCTCTTCTACCTGCTTTATCGCCTCATTCCAGATCTAGCTTGATGTCTTATCCCCGATAAGTTGATCGTATCCTGGCCGAGCATAACCTTAACATCGGGAAACCGAGTATGTCTATGTCCTCGGTTTTACCCTATACACTTATCTCGTGGAGCCATACGCTCATTACCAAATCACAAAATTACTTCGATATAAAGGTATAATTCGAAAGTTGGTGTACCTCAATTTTAGTCCACTGTTTTAAACATTAATATCAATTTCCTTATTTTTTAAGAACTTACCTACCTGTATCACAAGCTTTTCTCATTCAAGTTTCCTGTTTTCTAATTGAAGTTTGTCACTGTTTTATAGTATAACAAATCGCCCACCTTAATAtcattaaaattctcatatggctttttcgaaataagataccaaactttaattttattgatTAATTGAACATCTGCTGAAGAAAAGTAGAGACATATAAAGAAGGGATACAGTTCAAAAAGTATAACATAAtttataccaaatatattaaccaAAAAAATTGTACGATGTAATTCTTCTAAATCAGACAAGCAATTCTTTTTCCTACGAAGAGGACCACATGGATTGCACGTGCAAGGCCAGATCCCTAAGCTGCAAGTTTCATAATCTTAAAAATACCATTAAGGACTTAATACTTCTGTTATACTCCATTGtcctttaattttatattttatttttcctcCATTGTACAAGAAAATGGATATGGATCATGGGGAATCAAATATATTACAGTATCTTTAAAGAAGGAGGGGGCATATTTCCTATTAAAGCTGTTGACCACCAACCTTGTATTCCATGTTCTTTATACATAATAAAAAGCATCACATGATTACACACTTGGTTCTTTATTAGTTAGTAGTAAAGTTAACAATAGCGTGAATTGAGGAACAACCGTTACTTGGATGCTTGGCTACCAAAATATTTTACTTCACAGTCATTGGAATATATACGTCCAAGCCAAATAACCACACTGTCACCAATTgattaagatatatatatatgttgataaTGTACAAACTTTTATACTACTTATTAGAATagccaaaattattttaaatttttcataATTAAGAAATTCCGATGATTAGTGACACACGATCTTAAGTTTGATGGATAATATGTTCAGCTTTTATTTTTCTCCAGCTAAATACTACGACTTTTACTTGTGACATGGTTCGCAGCCACCAACTTATTACAATCTGCCATACAAATTATGATTTTTTATtcacacaccaaaaaaaaaaaaaagccgaAAAGAACGGGCGGTCAATTGGCTGCTTCTTTGACTTGCCCTTTGCTTCACGTTATTTTTATAGAAGAGACCAAATGATATGAAAAGCAAGGACAATCAATGAAAACGAGCAGGggagttagtttttttttttttttttgaaaatcgaGGAAAATAGTGTGAACGGAAAAAATGCATGTCATGAGTATGTGAAAGGAAATATATCGAGACATTATCTCATTCTATTTTAGTGCCTCAATCAGTAATCAATTAACCAATAACATACATAGTCTAACTTATGATAACATGTAATTTACTATATTTTACTATTAGCCCTCAACATAATTATAAAAAGTTACATATAATCTTGTTTGACTGATCTAATTATACAACGACAACGGTGGTAAGAAAAGTCTAATTCCGGCAAATTGCCACAATCAGGGACCGCTCgggtaaaaaaaaacaaaaaaaggttaCGACGGCGGTGAAGAGATAAAATAAAAAGGTTGGTGGTTTACTGTTGGAATGAAGACTTTGTAAccataaaaacaaaaaaaggtgGATTTTATTGCACATTGGCTGGACCACGGCAAAAAATATCACTGACCATTGAATATGGCCACATTCTTCCCGTTCGGTATTCTCCAACAACATTCTAGAACCATTCATTCATATATCCATTACCTTGATAGAGTACCATGATAATAGAATTTGGATAGCCTAGTACAACAAAGAGGAATGAGTTTTTGGCTACTTTTACAACCTCGGTATTTTCGGATCAATGTGCAAGCACTTCAATTTCAATAATTTGTGGACTTGACTAAAACACATAAGAgcattctttttttaaaaatccCTTTATGTAGTATTGGATCTTAAAATACTAGTTTATGAGACTTACGAATTTCTCCTTATCAAAGAAGAATCTGCAATAATGGCTCGTGTCCCCGGGAATCTCCGCGAAACGGATGTATTCCCTTTGTCCAAAACCTACATATCTTCGGAAGAAGACGTAGAGCATTTTCTCTTTTAGACAGCGAAGACTAGCCGTCATATTATGATGGGAAAGCCTCTTTTTCCAACACTCATAATAACGTATTTATACGGCATACGTAGAGATTCGGTCGAGCTAATCGCCTAATGGGCTAATTAACACCTCTTAGGGTGAACCCCATCCAATAACTATTTCCAAACACTTTATGATATTCTTAGTTTTGCCATTGCCAAATACTGTTACTGCTATTACTTTTTACTAGCACCTGTACAGATAAAGAAGAGACCGTCTCAAATTTTGGCTTTGAGTATTTGGCTTTTTTACGTGAAGGCAGAACCAAGTAAACTGAGAATAACAGCACACCACCAAAGAGGTAGGAAGGAATCGCCCTTTTGTTTTTGCCATCTATCAACCCAACCCCACTCTAGCCATGTGGTGAGTGGACCTTTTGCTACCATTGCTGAGGAGAAAAGAAAGGAACATATTTGCCCCTCCTACAGTAGAAATATCACATTCTTGCTTTCAGACAAATCAAAGCAAACCCACTTGCTGTGCCTTAGATGTTTAGGCTAGAATCCCACCACGACAGGAAAGCCATGTGGTACAATTATTTCACGAAAATACTATTATTAAAGAAGACTAAATAATACCAATCACAATCTTATTGCTAGTATATGAGGAGTAGACGAGCCACAAGCACAATTTCTTCTGCTAGATATGCAAGCAATCATGTGCCACGTATTATCAATCAAACTAAAAGACCATGGATCTTACTTATACAAAAAACTCCCTCATAGTAAATTATTCACAATGATGACTATTACTTGTAAATCTCAGATAGAATGTACAAAATGGAAGGTTGCAAACGAACCACAACATGCCTCAATATTTTTTATGAAAGGAGGAGCAGGAGCAGAATATACAGATTTTGTGCTTGAAACTGCGGCATTTTTATGCAGTATGGGTAAGATTGACAGCCCTGTTCAGTCTGTCAAGAATACCATTGGCCTTTCTCTTGGCTCTTGCTGTACCATTTTGAGCTAGTTGAGAAACCGTCCCGTAGGTTTTCTCCTCATCCCTTATTGTCTTCCACTTGGTTCGATCACAGTAACAGATAGTATAAAGCACCGCGATACAATTCTCCTTGCTTCGAGCACATGAACTCTCCCTTATTATATTAAGCAAACATGGAACTGCTCCGAGATCTCCCATCTCCTCAACTGCCCTTTGATTATTTGATAACATAGCTAGTATAGCTAGCAATTCATCGACGTGCACGTTACTCATTATTTTTTTCAGTATAGCCCTCACAGCACCATCTCTTACCGCTCTTGCCTTATTGTCATGGATAATACATAGACTAAAAAGAGCAGAAGCAACATCCTTCATCGCGACCGGGTTCCCTTCATCTAGAAGTTCGACTAGTGGCTTTATGGCACCAGATTTTCCGATAAGCTCTTTATTAGAGTCGAGTGCAGATAGTGTGAAAAGGGCAGCTGCTGCATTGCTCCTTGTTTCGATCGTTCCTGATTTTAATGCATCCACAAGAAGCGGAATAACCTTTGGTGTCTCGGCGACAAGCTTCTTGTTATTGTCATGGATGGAAAGATTCAAAAGTGTCGTGATAATGTCTTCTTGGAGATTTGGATGAACGTTAATGCTGTTGTTACTTTGAGAGAGGGGATGAAGGAGTTGAGGAATTGCATCTGAAGATTCTCCAAACAGTGCCCGAAAGGAAGGCATTTTCTTCGTTAACAAACGTAATTCTCTTGCAGCGACTTTCTGATCAGATAACGTTGAAGAAGACATCTTCTCAAGCAAAGATAAGAATAAATCACGGTCACCTTCAGTCAACCCTTCATCATTCAAATACTGAACAGAGTGATCTGGCATTTGAATCCCATTATTTTTACACCATTGCGAGATCATTTCCCGAATCAAGTGATTAGGTGTAAGGATTGTATGTGAAAGTACTTGTTGTGTTCGAGGGCACGTCCTATTCCCAGCCTTTAACCATTTCTGAATAAAGGGTCTATCATAAGTCTGCAAAATTCCAACAATTTATCAGTAATTTGTCTCAACACTAACTCACAACCTACAAATCAACAAGCTCTTAAGGAAAACTAACTACACGGAGACCAATCAGTGAAtcttgaaaattaaaaaaaaaaaaaacgcttaACGCTCCATTAAACTGAGTTTTGTTCAAGTCCATTAAAATTGAGGCAATCATCAAATGAATGATCAATGAGACAGCATAATTGGTTATACATGAAAACTCAACTCTAATGACACCAAACTAAGTAAACAACGTAAAATAAAACAGCAACGATTAATACCCGCTGCTGTACCTTATAATCGAAATTCAAAAGAACTAATTAACCAGACACCAAATAATtaactttgaaacataattaacACTAACCCATGTACAAACACCCACACTTCTAATACAATGATagcaaaattaaaagaaaaattaaagaaatGCCACTTTCCAAGTTCAAGAAACAATAACCCCACAATTCCACTAAACTCCAAAATCAATCAATCAAACACACCCAACAAaattaatcataaatttaagaAGAATCGCCACAATTGTGACCATGAACAACTAAACAAACATAAATTAGAAAAGATTAATAAACGCTGTGTACCTTATAATCAACATTCACAAAAACtaattaatcagacatcatataATTAACTTCTAAACACAATGAAGGCAAAATTGAAACAAAAAACATTAAAGAATTGCCACTTCCAAGTTCAAACTAAAATAACCCCACAATTCCACTAAACCTCTAAAACCAATCAATCAACCACACCCAACAAAAACAAAccataaaattaaaaataaaaatcatcaCAATTGTAGTCATAAACAACTaaacaaacataacaacaacaacatacccagcataatcccacaacgtggggtctgagAGGGCAGGATGTACGCAGACGTTACCCTACAAAGGTAGGGTAGACCCAGGCTCAAAGGTAGTTTAAAACTAAACAAACATAACCacaaaaaaagaaatattttttcagTGAATGTACTAACCTGACCGGTAGAAACAATAACAGGATCTCTCATAAGTTCTTTAGAAAGTGGGCAACGAAATTCATCAGGAAAATGAAGATTAGAATCAGAATTCTTTCGTTTATTAAGCTTTAAATCCTTTAAAGCCAAAAGGGTTTGATGGGTTTTATCAATAGCATCCACATTTATCTCATCTTCAGCCAAAATAGACTTAACTAATCTCTGTAACTCTCTTTTCAATTCACTTGCCTTAGCTGTAGTAGCCACTGTTGTTGGATCCCCTTCAACAACACCAGTTTTGGCCATTTGTTAAATGTTCTTGAAATGACTAAAAAGAAAATGTGAGATGAGATCTCTTAAAAGAATGGTTATTATTTCTCTTCCATTTTCAATTTCCTTCTTTGTCACACACAAAAAGAGTATAGTGTAAGAATGATGGGTTGTAAGAAAATATTGGGATTTTATTTGAGGTGAGTTATGTCATTCAAAGTGTGTGAATTGTGTGTGAGAGAGAGGGAGTTTAGTGGGGGGTGGGGTCCACGGGGTGGTAGGGTATGTACGCAATCAGGGGAATACGTGCCAAGGACAGCTGGCAGCTACGCGGAAGAGTGTTAGGAGAGAGGGACTCGTCATCATGCACTCCTTCTGTATTCGGCTGCGGTGCTCTAGATATATTTTTTgctttcaatatttttttttatagagaAAGGTGGATAATTTTTTAACTTGGAAAGTTTGAAAATTTCTATTGAACATTTATGAAAAATTGATATTTACAGTGAGGTAATTGTACTTGTAACGAAAAGATACGACATACCAATTTTCCCtgaatgtcacgccccaaaatctAGCGGATCGATTgactgagcga includes these proteins:
- the LOC132609854 gene encoding U-box domain-containing protein 9 isoform X1, giving the protein MAKTGVVEGDPTTVATTAKASELKRELQRLVKSILAEDEINVDAIDKTHQTLLALKDLKLNKRKNSDSNLHFPDEFRCPLSKELMRDPVIVSTGQTYDRPFIQKWLKAGNRTCPRTQQVLSHTILTPNHLIREMISQWCKNNGIQMPDHSVQYLNDEGLTEGDRDLFLSLLEKMSSSTLSDQKVAARELRLLTKKMPSFRALFGESSDAIPQLLHPLSQSNNSINVHPNLQEDIITTLLNLSIHDNNKKLVAETPKVIPLLVDALKSGTIETRSNAAAALFTLSALDSNKELIGKSGAIKPLVELLDEGNPVAMKDVASALFSLCIIHDNKARAVRDGAVRAILKKIMSNVHVDELLAILAMLSNNQRAVEEMGDLGAVPCLLNIIRESSCARSKENCIAVLYTICYCDRTKWKTIRDEEKTYGTVSQLAQNGTARAKRKANGILDRLNRAVNLTHTA
- the LOC132609854 gene encoding U-box domain-containing protein 9 isoform X2 yields the protein MISQWCKNNGIQMPDHSVQYLNDEGLTEGDRDLFLSLLEKMSSSTLSDQKVAARELRLLTKKMPSFRALFGESSDAIPQLLHPLSQSNNSINVHPNLQEDIITTLLNLSIHDNNKKLVAETPKVIPLLVDALKSGTIETRSNAAAALFTLSALDSNKELIGKSGAIKPLVELLDEGNPVAMKDVASALFSLCIIHDNKARAVRDGAVRAILKKIMSNVHVDELLAILAMLSNNQRAVEEMGDLGAVPCLLNIIRESSCARSKENCIAVLYTICYCDRTKWKTIRDEEKTYGTVSQLAQNGTARAKRKANGILDRLNRAVNLTHTA